Proteins found in one Massilia sp. H6 genomic segment:
- a CDS encoding Ig-like domain-containing protein, protein MTTPHSNYLKGGAALALAMALAACGGGGGNPGAVGGGAGGNASPVPPVTPLAPTVSIGFVDAGGQSSNTLTGATPLTVRALVRDPAGKPLPNVLVSFATDAELAVFSPTAGTSLSDASGNASVTMRTASLAAGGAGKVTATAVIGGATVTSESNYSVGATALSFSALRLSQASIPAYGSTEVSLDVLANGAKYTAQQVVVKFSSACVAAGKATLVATSATNNGTAQAVYRDQGCGNNDVITATADGVATPASATLQIAPPAAASVQFVSAVPNDKSIVIQGQGGINRTETATLRFRVFDIFDRPLVGQRVDFSVAPAGAVTLNKASDTTDQNGEVITTVNSRSSPTTFRVQATLPQTATANRPDISTTSDSIVVTTGLPVQRSVSLSVGTANLEGWSFDSGPTTPATTFNILLADGFGNPVADGTPVVFQTNMGAIGSSNKGGCNTLNGGCSVDFRTQNPREPQPNTPATPCNTGAGASPDATRRGVATICASTTDGVETQFAKSAVFFSGGFADNVFLNGGAQLSKVVATAIGPVPADDPLVFTLQLNDLNLNPLPAGSTVAVTGIANGNVVGVVPDIVPNIFPHNKSGADDPTGNTVDGNQGSTHRFTITSAGQKPCTAGSVATFDVTVTSPRGAVTSYPFRVTFSCP, encoded by the coding sequence ATGACAACCCCGCATTCGAATTACCTCAAGGGCGGCGCCGCGCTGGCGCTGGCGATGGCACTGGCAGCCTGCGGCGGCGGGGGCGGCAACCCCGGCGCCGTCGGTGGCGGTGCCGGCGGCAACGCCAGTCCGGTACCACCTGTGACGCCGTTGGCGCCGACCGTGAGCATCGGCTTTGTCGATGCTGGCGGCCAGTCCAGCAACACGCTGACCGGCGCGACGCCGCTGACCGTGCGCGCCCTGGTACGCGACCCTGCGGGAAAGCCGTTGCCCAATGTGCTGGTGTCGTTCGCCACCGACGCCGAGCTGGCGGTGTTCTCGCCGACCGCCGGCACCAGCCTGAGCGACGCGTCCGGCAACGCCAGCGTCACGATGCGCACCGCCAGCCTGGCCGCGGGCGGCGCCGGCAAGGTGACGGCCACCGCCGTCATCGGCGGCGCCACCGTGACCAGCGAATCGAATTATTCGGTCGGCGCCACCGCGCTGAGCTTCAGCGCGCTGCGCTTGTCGCAGGCCAGCATCCCGGCCTACGGCTCCACCGAAGTCTCGCTCGACGTGCTGGCCAACGGCGCCAAGTACACCGCGCAACAGGTGGTAGTGAAATTCTCGTCAGCCTGCGTCGCGGCCGGCAAGGCTACTTTGGTGGCGACGTCCGCCACCAACAACGGCACCGCACAGGCGGTCTACCGCGACCAGGGCTGCGGCAACAACGACGTGATCACGGCCACCGCCGACGGCGTGGCCACTCCGGCCTCGGCAACGCTGCAGATCGCACCGCCGGCGGCGGCGTCGGTGCAATTCGTCTCGGCGGTGCCGAACGATAAATCGATCGTGATCCAGGGCCAGGGCGGCATCAACCGCACCGAGACCGCGACCCTGCGCTTCCGCGTGTTCGATATCTTCGACCGGCCGCTGGTGGGCCAGCGCGTCGACTTCAGCGTAGCCCCGGCAGGCGCCGTGACGCTGAACAAGGCGAGCGACACCACCGACCAGAACGGCGAGGTCATCACGACCGTCAATTCGCGCAGCTCGCCGACCACCTTCCGGGTTCAGGCTACGCTGCCGCAGACCGCCACTGCCAACCGTCCGGATATCTCGACCACGTCCGATTCGATCGTCGTGACCACCGGCCTGCCGGTGCAGCGCTCGGTGTCGCTGAGCGTGGGCACGGCCAATCTCGAAGGCTGGAGCTTCGACAGCGGCCCGACCACGCCTGCAACCACGTTCAATATCCTGCTGGCCGACGGCTTCGGCAATCCGGTGGCCGACGGCACGCCGGTGGTATTCCAGACCAACATGGGGGCGATCGGCTCGTCGAACAAAGGCGGCTGCAACACGCTCAACGGCGGCTGCTCGGTCGACTTCCGTACCCAGAACCCGCGCGAGCCCCAGCCGAATACCCCGGCTACCCCATGCAATACCGGTGCAGGCGCGTCTCCCGACGCCACCCGCCGGGGCGTGGCCACGATCTGCGCCAGCACCACCGATGGCGTGGAGACCCAATTCGCCAAATCGGCGGTGTTCTTCAGCGGCGGCTTTGCGGACAATGTGTTCCTCAACGGCGGGGCGCAGCTGTCGAAAGTCGTCGCCACTGCCATCGGTCCGGTGCCAGCCGACGATCCGCTGGTGTTCACGCTGCAGCTGAACGACCTGAACCTGAACCCGCTGCCGGCCGGCTCGACGGTGGCCGTGACGGGCATCGCCAATGGCAACGTGGTCGGGGTGGTGCCGGATATCGTGCCGAATATCTTCCCGCATAACAAATCGGGGGCAGACGATCCGACCGGCAACACGGTCGATGGCAACCAGGGCTCGACCCACCGCTTCACGATCACCAGTGCCGGCCAGAAGCCATGCACGGCCGGCAGCGTAGCGACCTTCGACGTCACCGTGACCTCGCCGCGCGGCGCGGTAACCTCTTATCCGTTCAGGGTTACATTCAGCTGCCCTTGA
- a CDS encoding type 4a pilus biogenesis protein PilO → MNIDLKDLGANLASQFQDLQGRQPGQWPLAPRLLCATGVMAAVIGLGYFFYWDGQFEKQKKGAREEATLRTEYKAKMAQAINLEALQAQKVQVDQYVERLEKQLPNKSEMADLLSDINQAGVGRGLQFELFKPGQEVVRDYYAELPINIKVSGKYNDVGAFAADMANLPRIVTLNNMALTSKDGVLQLEAIAKTFRYLDPEEIDAQNKARDDKKGKNKGKGKGKGKSAKGAKK, encoded by the coding sequence ATGAATATCGACCTCAAAGACCTCGGCGCCAACCTCGCGTCGCAATTCCAGGACCTGCAGGGCCGCCAGCCCGGCCAGTGGCCGCTGGCCCCGCGCCTGCTGTGCGCCACCGGCGTGATGGCAGCCGTCATCGGCCTCGGTTATTTCTTCTACTGGGATGGCCAGTTCGAGAAGCAGAAGAAGGGCGCCAGGGAAGAAGCCACGCTGCGCACCGAATACAAGGCCAAGATGGCGCAGGCCATCAACCTCGAAGCCCTGCAGGCGCAGAAGGTGCAGGTCGACCAGTATGTCGAGCGCCTCGAGAAACAGCTGCCGAACAAGTCGGAAATGGCGGACCTGCTGTCCGACATCAATCAGGCCGGCGTTGGCCGCGGCCTGCAGTTCGAGCTGTTCAAGCCGGGCCAGGAAGTAGTGCGCGACTACTACGCCGAACTGCCGATCAACATCAAGGTCAGCGGCAAGTACAACGATGTGGGCGCCTTTGCCGCCGACATGGCCAACCTGCCGCGCATCGTCACACTCAACAACATGGCACTGACGTCCAAGGACGGCGTGCTGCAGCTGGAGGCGATCGCCAAGACCTTCCGCTACCTCGACCCTGAAGAAATCGATGCGCAGAACAAGGCGCGCGACGACAAGAAGGGCAAGAACAAAGGCAAGGGCAAGGGCAAGGGCAAGTCGGCCAAGGGAGCGAAGAAATGA
- a CDS encoding pilus assembly protein PilP: MMRLRLIGALCAATLLAGCGDGDVKEVRDWMEQVERETVPAVKPLPEPKQFVPYAYNPGGAVEPFSPDKLLGEMARVAQASGNPMQPNLNRPREPLESYPLDMMRMVGTLQKGGASYALVQIDALLHQVRVGQRIGQNHGLITRVSDSAIDIREVVQDATGDWVERKATIELAESKETGK; this comes from the coding sequence ATGATGCGCCTGCGATTAATCGGCGCGCTGTGCGCCGCGACACTGCTGGCCGGCTGCGGCGACGGCGACGTCAAGGAAGTACGCGACTGGATGGAACAGGTCGAGCGCGAGACCGTGCCGGCCGTCAAGCCGCTGCCGGAACCGAAGCAGTTCGTGCCCTACGCCTATAATCCCGGTGGTGCGGTCGAGCCGTTCAGCCCCGACAAGCTGCTGGGCGAGATGGCCCGCGTGGCGCAGGCATCGGGCAATCCGATGCAACCGAACCTGAACCGCCCACGCGAGCCGCTCGAGAGCTATCCACTTGACATGATGCGGATGGTGGGCACGCTGCAAAAAGGCGGCGCCAGTTATGCGCTGGTACAGATCGACGCCCTGCTCCACCAGGTCAGGGTCGGCCAGCGCATCGGCCAGAATCACGGGTTGATCACGCGCGTTTCCGACAGCGCGATCGACATCAGGGAAGTAGTGCAGGACGCCACCGGCGACTGGGTCGAACGCAAGGCGACGATCGAGTTAGCTGAAAGCAAGGAGACCGGGAAATGA
- the pilQ gene encoding type IV pilus secretin PilQ — translation MTLPLWLARSGAAMLLALGAAAAAAQGNAIESITANQQGTNVVLNIAMREAPARAPIGFSITSPARIALDFGATTNATGKTSQDINLGDVRSLNLVQAGERTRMVLNLARPLNYAAAIDGKSIIVTVEGSGGVAQAVNASGLPVASSAPVPAGRQLLRDLDFRRGSNGEGRVVVDLPHGQVGVDVRQVGNQILVDFLKTGLPETLRRRLDVTDFGTPVARITTATQGQNVRMTIDAQGTWEQSVYQSDTQLIVDVRPVKEDANKLGQGSTGYRGEKLSFNFQNVEVRAALQAIADISGLNIITSDSVTGNLTLRLRDVPWDQALDVVLQAKGLDMRKNGNVLWIAPREELLTKEKLELEQRAQIADLEPLRSEIFQLNYQKVESFRSVFGLDAAGGAAADSKNRVLSRRGSAVIDPRTNQLFVTDVASKIEDIRKLIQKTDVASKQVLIEARLVEANDGFSRNLGAKLGFTDLRGVRGGDAGWQVNGNERVAIGGNLGGVGTVTGQTGGDAFANSTLVNLPAAAIGGIAPSSLAFSLFSSAANRFLNLELSALEADGKGKIISSPRVVTEDKQLAVIEQGIELPYQVATSSGATSITFKKANLRLEVTPQITPDGNVVLEVDVNKDSKGEETRAGFAINTQHVKTKVMVENGGTVVLGGIYQQTERTNETKVPLLGDVPVLGYLFKTQGRESTKTELLVFITPRIVTDAAAAR, via the coding sequence ATGACCTTGCCGCTCTGGCTGGCCCGCAGTGGCGCCGCCATGCTGCTGGCGCTGGGGGCCGCTGCCGCTGCCGCGCAGGGCAACGCGATCGAGTCGATCACGGCCAACCAGCAGGGCACCAACGTGGTGCTCAACATCGCCATGCGCGAAGCCCCGGCCAGGGCCCCGATCGGCTTCTCGATTACCAGCCCGGCCCGCATCGCGCTCGATTTCGGCGCCACCACCAATGCCACCGGCAAGACGTCCCAGGACATCAACCTGGGCGACGTGCGCAGCCTGAACCTGGTGCAGGCCGGCGAACGCACCCGCATGGTGCTGAACCTGGCGCGCCCGCTCAACTATGCCGCAGCGATCGACGGCAAGTCGATCATCGTCACCGTCGAAGGATCGGGCGGCGTGGCGCAGGCGGTGAATGCGTCCGGCCTGCCGGTGGCAAGCAGCGCTCCGGTGCCGGCTGGCCGGCAACTGTTGCGCGACCTCGATTTCCGCCGTGGCAGCAACGGCGAAGGGCGCGTCGTGGTCGACCTGCCGCATGGCCAGGTCGGCGTCGACGTGCGCCAGGTGGGCAACCAGATCCTGGTCGACTTCCTCAAGACCGGCTTGCCGGAAACGCTGCGCCGCCGCCTCGACGTGACCGACTTCGGCACTCCGGTCGCGCGCATCACCACCGCTACGCAAGGCCAGAACGTGCGCATGACCATCGATGCGCAGGGCACCTGGGAACAATCGGTCTACCAGAGCGACACCCAGCTGATCGTGGACGTGCGCCCGGTCAAGGAAGACGCCAACAAGCTTGGCCAGGGCAGCACCGGCTATCGCGGCGAGAAACTATCGTTCAACTTCCAGAACGTCGAGGTGCGCGCCGCACTGCAGGCGATCGCCGACATCTCGGGCCTGAACATCATCACCAGCGATTCGGTCACCGGCAACCTGACACTGCGCCTGCGCGACGTGCCGTGGGACCAGGCGCTCGACGTGGTGTTGCAGGCCAAGGGCCTGGACATGCGCAAGAACGGCAACGTGCTGTGGATCGCGCCGCGCGAAGAACTGCTGACCAAAGAGAAGCTCGAGCTCGAGCAGCGCGCCCAGATCGCCGACCTCGAGCCGTTGCGCTCCGAGATCTTCCAGCTCAACTACCAGAAGGTCGAGTCCTTCCGCAGCGTGTTCGGCCTGGACGCCGCCGGCGGGGCCGCTGCCGATAGCAAGAACCGCGTGCTGTCGCGGCGCGGCAGCGCGGTGATCGATCCGCGCACCAACCAGCTGTTTGTTACCGACGTGGCCTCCAAGATCGAGGATATCCGCAAGCTGATCCAGAAGACCGACGTCGCCTCGAAGCAGGTGCTGATCGAGGCGCGCCTGGTGGAAGCGAACGACGGCTTCTCGCGCAACCTTGGCGCCAAGCTGGGCTTCACCGACCTGCGCGGCGTGCGCGGTGGCGACGCCGGCTGGCAGGTCAACGGCAACGAGCGGGTCGCCATCGGCGGCAACCTGGGCGGGGTCGGCACGGTAACCGGCCAGACCGGTGGCGATGCCTTCGCCAACAGCACCCTGGTGAACCTGCCGGCCGCGGCGATCGGCGGCATCGCGCCGTCCTCGCTTGCCTTCAGCCTGTTCTCGTCGGCCGCCAACCGCTTCCTGAACCTGGAGCTGTCGGCACTGGAAGCGGACGGCAAGGGCAAGATCATCTCGAGCCCGCGCGTGGTCACCGAAGACAAGCAGCTGGCCGTGATCGAGCAGGGTATCGAACTGCCTTACCAGGTCGCCACCAGCAGCGGCGCGACCTCGATTACCTTCAAGAAGGCCAACCTGCGCCTGGAAGTCACGCCGCAGATCACCCCGGACGGCAATGTCGTGCTCGAGGTCGATGTCAACAAGGATTCGAAAGGCGAGGAAACCCGCGCCGGCTTCGCCATCAACACCCAGCACGTCAAGACCAAGGTGATGGTCGAGAACGGCGGCACGGTGGTCCTGGGTGGCATCTACCAGCAGACCGAACGCACCAACGAGACCAAGGTGCCGCTGCTCGGCGACGTCCCGGTACTGGGCTACCTGTTCAAGACCCAGGGCCGCGAAAGCACCAAGACCGAACTGCTGGTTTTCATCACGCCAAGGATCGTGACCGACGCTGCAGCCGCGCGTTGA